The Paenibacillus sp. FSL R7-0204 genome includes a region encoding these proteins:
- a CDS encoding oligosaccharide flippase family protein, translating to MNKRFSTVITNVFYAFSAQGISFLLSVILSLIVPKILGVEEFSYWQLSIFYMTYLGFFHFGLNDGIYLRLGGEEYKRLDYKSLGSQFWIAFIFHCVIGCSFIIYSLLFIDDWKRQFVIVTTGIYLPLINAIGFIGYIFQSVNRTKLFSLSVIIDKLWFIIVVIILLICKNDNFIWFVILDIIGKLASIGFLIWNGKTIIVSKPHFSKKILKEIYKNISIGINLMFSNVAGLFILGSGRFVVDKNWGIEVFGVFSLAVTLATFLLSFIAQISMVLFPALRQSKEEQQKKFFGISREILGWTLPGFLLVYMPLYYVLNLWLPQYKESLVYLIFLLPLCVYEGKMNLLCTTYFKVLRLEKKLLKINLISLSLSILLAVLGGYLIHDIYVVVLSSVIAIAFRSILSEFYLIKLLGGKALVKVAEEALLVLIFVSATWFTGPFKGFYIYLFCYGIYLICSRKKIKTTVYFLKKHIS from the coding sequence ATGAACAAGAGATTTTCCACAGTAATAACTAATGTTTTCTATGCGTTTTCGGCACAAGGTATTTCTTTTTTGCTAAGTGTGATCTTATCGCTAATTGTGCCAAAGATATTAGGCGTTGAGGAGTTTAGCTATTGGCAGTTATCAATTTTTTATATGACGTATCTAGGATTCTTTCATTTTGGCCTGAACGATGGTATTTATTTAAGACTCGGTGGAGAAGAGTATAAAAGATTAGACTATAAATCTTTAGGTTCTCAATTCTGGATAGCTTTTATCTTCCATTGTGTAATAGGGTGCTCCTTTATCATCTATAGTTTGTTATTTATTGATGATTGGAAGCGTCAGTTTGTAATTGTAACTACGGGTATTTATTTGCCTTTGATTAATGCAATTGGTTTTATTGGTTACATTTTCCAATCTGTAAATAGAACTAAATTATTTTCTCTATCAGTAATAATAGACAAACTGTGGTTTATTATTGTAGTAATTATACTTCTGATTTGTAAAAATGATAATTTTATCTGGTTTGTTATTTTGGATATTATCGGAAAGTTGGCTTCAATAGGCTTCTTAATATGGAATGGGAAAACAATTATCGTTTCTAAACCGCACTTTTCAAAAAAAATACTCAAAGAGATTTATAAAAATATATCCATTGGAATTAATTTGATGTTTTCAAATGTCGCAGGTTTGTTTATTTTAGGTAGTGGTAGGTTTGTAGTAGATAAAAATTGGGGGATTGAAGTATTTGGTGTTTTTTCGCTGGCAGTAACTTTAGCAACTTTTTTGCTTTCTTTTATTGCTCAAATAAGTATGGTTTTATTTCCCGCTCTTCGACAAAGCAAAGAAGAACAGCAAAAAAAATTTTTTGGGATTTCACGTGAAATACTAGGATGGACTTTGCCGGGATTTCTTCTAGTGTATATGCCGTTATATTATGTTTTGAACTTATGGCTACCACAATATAAAGAAAGTTTAGTATATTTAATTTTTTTGCTTCCATTATGTGTTTATGAAGGAAAAATGAACTTGCTATGCACTACATATTTTAAAGTTTTACGTTTAGAAAAAAAATTACTTAAAATTAATCTTATATCCTTATCATTAAGCATTTTACTTGCTGTGCTAGGTGGCTATTTAATTCATGATATATATGTAGTCGTACTTTCTTCAGTAATAGCAATAGCATTTAGGAGTATTCTTTCGGAATTCTACTTAATAAAGTTGCTAGGAGGAAAGGCACTAGTGAAAGTTGCAGAGGAAGCATTGTTAGTTCTGATTTTTGTGAGTGCTACTTGGTTTACAGGACCATTTAAAGGGTTTTACATATATTTATTTTGTTATGGTATATATTTAATTTGCTCTAGAAAAAAAATAAAAACTACTGTTTACTTTTTGAAAAAACATATTAGCTAA
- the rfbA gene encoding glucose-1-phosphate thymidylyltransferase RfbA gives MKGIILAGGSGTRLYPLTMVTSKQLLPVYDKPMIYYPLSTLMLAGIKDILIISTPEDTPRFESLLGDGSQFGISLQYIVQPSPDGLAQAFILGESFIGNDSVAMILGDNIYYGNGIRKMLQRASGKAQGATVFGYHVHDPERFGVVEFNDEGKVLSVEEKPVQPKSNYAITGLYFYDNRVVEIAKNVQPSSRGELEITSINEAYLKMGELDVELLGRGFTWLDTGTHQSLVDATNFVRTIEDHQGIKIAALEEIAYINGWITKEHLLRCGQKLSKTGYGQYLIKVATGKIQY, from the coding sequence ATGAAAGGCATAATCCTAGCAGGTGGCTCCGGCACCCGGCTCTATCCGTTAACCATGGTAACCAGTAAGCAGTTACTGCCTGTTTACGATAAGCCCATGATCTATTATCCTTTATCCACCTTAATGCTAGCCGGAATTAAAGATATCCTTATCATCTCCACACCTGAGGATACTCCGAGATTTGAGAGTCTTTTGGGGGATGGTTCTCAGTTTGGGATCTCTCTACAATACATAGTACAACCCAGTCCTGACGGTTTGGCTCAGGCTTTTATTTTGGGCGAATCGTTCATTGGGAATGACTCTGTGGCTATGATTCTTGGCGATAATATTTATTATGGGAATGGTATCCGTAAGATGCTTCAGCGTGCTTCCGGGAAGGCGCAGGGGGCGACTGTGTTCGGGTATCATGTCCATGATCCGGAACGGTTCGGTGTGGTGGAGTTCAATGATGAAGGCAAGGTACTGAGTGTGGAAGAGAAGCCGGTACAGCCTAAGTCTAATTATGCGATTACGGGTCTGTACTTCTATGATAACCGTGTTGTGGAGATTGCCAAGAACGTGCAGCCTTCTTCCCGGGGTGAACTTGAGATCACTTCTATTAATGAAGCATATCTTAAGATGGGAGAATTGGATGTGGAACTCCTGGGCCGCGGCTTTACCTGGCTGGATACGGGGACTCATCAGAGTCTGGTGGATGCCACCAATTTTGTCCGGACGATTGAGGATCATCAGGGGATCAAGATTGCCGCGCTCGAAGAGATTGCATATATTAACGGATGGATTACGAAGGAGCACCTGCTCCGTTGCGGGCAGAAGCTAAGCAAGACTGGCTACGGCCAGTACCTGATCAAGGTTGCTACCGGGAAAATTCAATATTAA
- the rfbC gene encoding dTDP-4-dehydrorhamnose 3,5-epimerase, with protein sequence MKLTETALPGVYIVEPAVFGDHRGWFMETFSDAKFREQGIDIAFVQDNQSYSAVKGTLRGLHYQLNPKAQTKLVRCTRGAIFDVAVDVRAGSPAYGKWFGVELSAENKKQLLIPKGFAHGFMTLTEDVEVQYKCDELYAPDCDGGILWNDPAIGIEWPLHVTPVLSGKDEQAPLLQDGVLNFTYTP encoded by the coding sequence ATGAAGTTAACAGAAACGGCGCTTCCAGGCGTGTATATAGTTGAACCTGCGGTATTCGGGGACCACCGGGGATGGTTCATGGAGACGTTCAGTGATGCGAAGTTCAGAGAGCAGGGCATCGATATTGCTTTTGTACAGGATAATCAGTCCTATTCTGCGGTTAAGGGCACCTTGCGCGGCCTGCATTATCAGCTCAATCCCAAGGCTCAGACCAAGCTGGTGCGTTGTACCCGTGGAGCCATCTTCGATGTGGCCGTGGATGTCAGAGCAGGCAGTCCCGCTTATGGAAAGTGGTTCGGTGTTGAACTAAGCGCGGAGAATAAGAAGCAGCTGCTGATTCCCAAAGGGTTCGCTCACGGGTTCATGACGCTGACCGAGGATGTTGAAGTTCAGTATAAGTGTGATGAGCTGTATGCTCCAGACTGTGATGGCGGCATTCTCTGGAATGATCCGGCTATCGGGATTGAGTGGCCCCTCCACGTTACGCCCGTTCTCTCCGGCAAAGACGAGCAGGCTCCGTTGCTGCAAGACGGTGTTCTGAATTTTACCTATACTCCCTGA
- the rfbB gene encoding dTDP-glucose 4,6-dehydratase, with protein MNRKKLLVTGGAGFIGGNFVQYIIDKYSDYDVYNLDLLTYAGDLTKHKEIEDRDNYHFVQADIADREAIQSLFAGERFDYVVHFAAESHVDRSITDPAVFVRTNVMGTQVLLDASRAIGVTKFVHVSTDEVYGELDWDPTVFFTEETPLQPNSPYSASKASSDLLVRAYHETFGLPMNITRCSNNYGPYHFPEKLIPLTISKVLNEQKVPVYGDGVNIRDWLHVWDHCAAIDLVLHEGVSGEVYNVGGHNERTNLEVVKTIIHTLGKSEDLIEFVTDRLGHDKRYAIDPTKLERLGWKPTYTFETGIAQTIQWYTENAHWWEQILSGEYRK; from the coding sequence ATGAATAGAAAGAAATTGCTGGTCACCGGAGGTGCCGGTTTCATTGGCGGAAATTTCGTGCAGTACATTATTGATAAGTACTCCGATTACGATGTCTATAACCTGGATCTGTTAACCTATGCTGGTGACCTCACCAAGCACAAAGAGATTGAGGATCGGGATAACTACCACTTCGTTCAGGCGGATATTGCGGACCGTGAGGCTATTCAGTCTCTTTTTGCAGGGGAGCGATTTGATTATGTGGTACATTTCGCAGCTGAGAGTCATGTGGACCGCTCTATTACAGATCCGGCGGTATTCGTCCGCACGAATGTGATGGGAACCCAGGTGCTGTTGGATGCTTCCCGTGCGATTGGAGTGACCAAGTTCGTTCATGTGTCTACGGATGAAGTGTATGGTGAGTTGGACTGGGACCCTACGGTATTCTTTACGGAAGAGACGCCTTTGCAGCCTAATAGTCCTTATAGTGCCAGCAAAGCGTCATCTGATCTGTTAGTCCGTGCGTATCACGAAACCTTCGGCTTACCGATGAACATTACCCGCTGCTCTAATAATTATGGCCCTTATCACTTCCCGGAGAAGCTCATTCCCCTTACGATCTCTAAGGTTCTGAATGAGCAGAAGGTTCCTGTCTATGGAGATGGCGTGAATATCCGGGATTGGCTGCATGTGTGGGATCATTGTGCTGCGATTGATTTGGTGCTGCATGAGGGCGTAAGCGGTGAGGTGTACAACGTAGGGGGGCATAATGAACGCACCAATCTTGAGGTTGTGAAGACGATTATTCATACTTTGGGGAAATCTGAGGATTTGATTGAATTCGTTACCGACCGGCTGGGTCATGATAAACGTTATGCGATTGATCCAACGAAGCTGGAGCGGTTGGGCTGGAAGCCTACGTACACGTTCGAGACTGGGATCGCCCAGACCATCCAGTGGTATACGGAGAATGCACATTGGTGGGAACAGATTCTTAGCGGCGAGTACCGGAAGTAG
- a CDS encoding YdcF family protein, translating into MSRNLTRTKMGKRRKRILFLFLPLLLMLLLFLCAGRFLPLSEIPKQADVIIVLSGGGGRVEQGVKLFQSGYAPQLLLSNAKEGAGSAGDMRETALSLGIPESAILTEDAAESTYQNAQLTLPIMKQKGFKSAIVVSSDFHMRRVKIIFDHVYRKSGIALTYIGADSGYNAKTWWSDRYSREMTFNEYIKMIGNAFGYNGPEAKGSLEQIKRWFRSG; encoded by the coding sequence ATGAGCCGTAACCTAACTAGGACCAAGATGGGCAAGCGCAGAAAAAGAATTCTTTTTCTGTTCTTGCCCCTTCTGTTAATGCTCTTGCTGTTCCTGTGTGCGGGACGCTTCCTTCCGCTCTCGGAGATTCCCAAGCAGGCCGATGTCATTATCGTCCTCAGTGGCGGGGGAGGGCGGGTGGAGCAAGGGGTTAAGCTGTTTCAAAGTGGCTATGCGCCGCAGCTCCTGTTGTCTAACGCTAAGGAGGGGGCCGGCTCTGCCGGTGACATGCGCGAAACTGCCCTCTCCTTAGGCATCCCGGAATCTGCTATCTTGACGGAAGACGCTGCCGAGAGCACCTACCAGAACGCGCAGCTCACGCTCCCGATCATGAAGCAGAAGGGCTTCAAGTCGGCGATTGTGGTGTCGTCGGATTTTCATATGCGGCGGGTGAAGATTATCTTCGATCATGTGTATAGGAAGTCGGGGATTGCGCTGACTTATATCGGGGCGGATTCGGGCTATAACGCGAAGACGTGGTGGAGTGACCGGTATAGCCGGGAGATGACGTTTAACGAATATATCAAGATGATTGGCAATGCCTTCGGCTACAATGGCCCGGAAGCGAAGGGGTCGCTGGAGCAGATTAAGCGCTGGTTCCGCAGTGGTTGA
- a CDS encoding nuclear transport factor 2 family protein, with the protein MINKIQFPRPVEEHFHATNTNDPATFLSIFAEDAIVFDAGKEYHGKTAIKEWSDHDYFGVGLRLEIKNVVENAKEIVVTAQSDGNYDKTGLPDPLYFDFHFTVDGDKITRLHNVLSSNSKAIPLPQPIAAYYHASDICDDDLLANCFAEDAILVDNGEEFHGPEVISKFIVKANRDAAGRTEVNNCVEKNDETVVTATISGNFKGSPIPLDFRFKLNNGKIKALNIVVSGV; encoded by the coding sequence ATGATAAACAAAATCCAATTCCCCCGACCGGTTGAGGAACATTTTCATGCGACAAATACAAATGATCCCGCGACCTTCCTTTCGATCTTTGCCGAGGATGCCATTGTTTTCGACGCTGGCAAAGAATATCACGGGAAAACCGCTATCAAAGAGTGGAGCGACCACGACTATTTCGGAGTAGGCTTAAGACTGGAAATCAAAAATGTTGTTGAGAATGCCAAGGAGATCGTTGTTACCGCACAATCAGACGGAAATTACGACAAAACCGGACTACCTGACCCCCTTTATTTTGATTTTCATTTTACTGTGGATGGAGATAAGATTACACGCCTGCACAATGTTCTTTCCTCTAACAGTAAGGCAATTCCTTTACCGCAGCCTATTGCAGCCTATTATCATGCCTCAGATATCTGTGACGACGACCTTCTCGCTAACTGCTTTGCAGAGGATGCCATATTAGTTGACAATGGAGAAGAATTTCATGGTCCCGAAGTTATCAGCAAGTTTATTGTGAAGGCCAACAGGGACGCCGCGGGTAGGACTGAAGTCAACAATTGTGTGGAGAAAAATGACGAAACGGTGGTCACCGCCACGATTTCAGGTAATTTCAAGGGCAGTCCAATTCCACTGGATTTCCGCTTCAAGCTTAATAACGGGAAAATCAAAGCCTTGAATATCGTAGTGTCAGGTGTATAA
- a CDS encoding helix-turn-helix transcriptional regulator, which translates to MQISRLFGIVYYLLEKKESTGQELADRFEVSVRTIYRDIETLSSAGIPVYTNQGRGGGIVILDKFILNKSLLSEKEQDEILLALQNLSAARYPEIETILSRLSSLFKKSDVNWIELDFSPWGSDERNKENFNALKMAIISKHIIIFEYFNTSGVKSLRRVEPLKLIFKDKAWYLKAYCYDKRTYRTFKISRMANIEITEEVVEQETLVESEAEATDNQFQKFIDIRLKISPAGAYRIYDDFSEKQITKHEDGSFTVNASMPEGDWLSNYFLSYGPIIEAMEPESLRDAVMSKIEVMIGNLNRKGGPAL; encoded by the coding sequence ATGCAGATCAGCAGACTTTTCGGCATTGTTTATTACTTGCTGGAGAAAAAAGAATCTACGGGGCAAGAGCTTGCCGACCGTTTTGAAGTATCGGTTAGAACCATATATCGCGATATTGAGACCTTAAGCAGTGCTGGCATACCTGTCTATACGAATCAAGGCAGAGGCGGCGGAATCGTCATTCTTGACAAATTTATACTAAACAAGTCGTTACTTTCTGAAAAAGAACAGGATGAAATACTGCTCGCCTTGCAGAATCTATCAGCAGCGCGGTATCCGGAAATTGAGACTATTCTTTCACGATTAAGCAGCCTTTTCAAAAAGAGCGATGTGAATTGGATTGAATTGGACTTTTCTCCCTGGGGAAGTGATGAAAGAAACAAAGAAAATTTCAATGCACTAAAAATGGCAATTATAAGCAAACATATTATTATATTTGAATATTTCAATACCTCAGGTGTGAAAAGCTTACGCAGGGTTGAGCCGCTTAAGTTGATTTTTAAGGATAAGGCATGGTATTTGAAAGCGTATTGCTATGATAAAAGAACATACAGAACATTCAAAATATCCCGTATGGCAAATATCGAAATCACTGAAGAGGTTGTGGAGCAAGAGACATTAGTGGAATCTGAGGCTGAAGCGACAGATAATCAATTTCAGAAATTTATTGATATTCGGTTAAAGATCTCTCCGGCGGGAGCGTATAGAATATACGATGACTTTAGTGAAAAACAAATAACAAAACATGAAGATGGATCTTTTACTGTTAATGCATCCATGCCCGAAGGAGATTGGCTTTCAAATTACTTTCTCTCTTATGGCCCGATTATTGAAGCGATGGAGCCTGAAAGTCTACGGGATGCTGTGATGAGCAAGATAGAGGTGATGATAGGGAATTTGAATCGAAAGGGTGGCCCTGCCTTATGA
- a CDS encoding transcriptional regulator — MSIHQFSIQSGINSGTLSRILSGHQPIAMNHLERITKAMDLPEDHFYSLYVDECFYFSSPTWRRLRPFLVRSAELGRLDCVEQVVQNLLENLVYAPMLFEVAEGLFQEGLWQAAELLYKNVSVSEKYQNSERLALCQYRLFRIAIGDDQTKNLQAAHLFECYLDRLDEADQLDGLKHLAHVYVSLNNWLKVDELAKQMQQLATLRYNLQRQSDRRESNEEKTEKPLYFYILYAQLIRSYVCEQIGDYPSALDWVSLYMDGSWIQEDDGEVKRTVAQFHEWGTANRLLYRVMQGQHEALSEYVEYISHRTDEIFTALYSIVISANRYNWNVDYILERFAAYIPYRTYSTEFGDYNRQVMLDQHTQFLAEMAAYYLHNEREEGIRFILQSLESSARINDERNIIKCVDLFEQHRHLAGEEEQEQYKLLIREVQVSHEQKIYQASSFL; from the coding sequence ATGTCTATTCATCAATTTTCCATACAATCCGGAATTAATTCAGGAACGCTTAGCCGGATACTTAGTGGTCATCAGCCCATTGCTATGAACCATCTGGAGCGAATCACCAAGGCGATGGATCTGCCAGAGGATCATTTCTATAGCTTATATGTGGATGAATGTTTCTATTTCTCGTCACCCACTTGGCGGCGTCTGCGGCCTTTTCTTGTGCGGTCGGCTGAGCTGGGCCGTCTGGATTGCGTTGAACAGGTGGTTCAGAATCTGCTGGAGAATCTGGTCTATGCCCCCATGCTGTTCGAAGTGGCTGAAGGACTGTTTCAAGAGGGGCTGTGGCAGGCTGCCGAATTATTGTATAAGAATGTGAGTGTCAGTGAGAAGTATCAGAATTCCGAGAGACTCGCGTTATGCCAATACCGTCTATTCCGAATCGCCATTGGTGATGACCAGACGAAGAATTTGCAGGCTGCGCATCTCTTCGAATGTTACCTGGACCGGCTGGATGAAGCGGATCAGTTAGATGGATTGAAGCATCTCGCTCATGTATATGTTTCATTGAACAACTGGCTTAAGGTGGATGAGTTGGCAAAGCAAATGCAGCAATTAGCGACTCTTCGTTATAATCTCCAGCGTCAGTCGGACCGCAGAGAGAGTAACGAGGAAAAAACTGAGAAACCACTGTACTTCTACATCTTGTACGCACAGCTTATCCGTTCATATGTGTGTGAACAAATAGGAGACTACCCATCGGCATTAGATTGGGTGTCCCTCTATATGGATGGAAGCTGGATACAGGAAGACGATGGAGAAGTGAAGCGGACTGTGGCTCAGTTCCATGAGTGGGGTACCGCAAACAGACTACTCTATCGAGTGATGCAAGGACAACACGAGGCGCTCTCTGAATATGTTGAATATATCTCCCACCGGACAGATGAGATATTTACAGCGTTATACAGTATTGTCATATCGGCTAACCGCTACAATTGGAATGTTGATTATATTCTGGAGCGATTTGCTGCCTATATTCCTTACCGGACGTATTCTACAGAATTTGGCGATTATAATCGGCAGGTTATGTTGGACCAACACACTCAATTCCTTGCTGAAATGGCAGCCTATTATTTACATAATGAACGTGAAGAAGGTATTAGATTCATCCTACAAAGTTTGGAATCGTCTGCTAGAATCAATGATGAGAGAAATATTATCAAATGTGTTGATCTATTCGAACAGCATCGGCATCTGGCAGGTGAAGAAGAGCAAGAGCAATACAAACTTCTAATTAGAGAGGTGCAGGTTTCACATGAACAGAAAATTTATCAAGCTTCTAGCTTCCTGTAG